A genomic region of Kribbella sp. NBC_00382 contains the following coding sequences:
- a CDS encoding response regulator: MNVSGAESFDQDPKLGDGRPSGEVLSARVLFGGSGGALAVGAVAAIFVAAGSGASWSEGLRWSLYMIASGVIAVIVGLIFGVPRARSEFVAGASERYSSNSNLEQISDWLTKLLVGAGLVQLASAPGRLAKLGDYLGSGLEVPSSAAYSLAAVVYGAGVGFTCGYLWTRLRMRIYLEAAEVQAAYASKQRALASIVQTQNQVNEQSEPRRDVDRAVQRALEARKAVGGRRIAPILWVDDVPSNNTALIAALNTLDIEVQLADSTAKAMELIGQRNYGLVISDLGRQEGDHYNDRAGIDLLDQIRARDTTVPVIIFGTYRALALQDELRAHGATAVTTRASELLELATKAVTAP, encoded by the coding sequence ATGAACGTATCCGGTGCAGAATCGTTCGACCAGGACCCGAAGCTCGGCGATGGCCGGCCATCGGGGGAAGTCCTGTCGGCACGCGTGCTGTTCGGCGGCTCTGGTGGAGCCCTTGCGGTCGGCGCCGTGGCGGCGATCTTCGTCGCGGCAGGCTCGGGCGCGTCATGGAGCGAGGGTCTTCGCTGGTCGCTCTACATGATCGCCTCCGGGGTGATCGCCGTCATCGTGGGACTGATCTTCGGGGTGCCACGTGCACGTTCGGAGTTCGTCGCGGGTGCGAGCGAACGGTACTCCTCGAACTCGAACCTCGAGCAGATCTCCGACTGGCTGACCAAGCTTCTGGTGGGCGCGGGGCTCGTACAGCTGGCCAGCGCACCCGGCCGGCTTGCGAAGCTCGGTGACTATCTCGGGAGCGGATTGGAGGTCCCGAGCTCCGCCGCGTACTCCCTCGCAGCCGTGGTCTACGGCGCAGGTGTCGGCTTCACCTGTGGCTACCTCTGGACGCGCCTGCGGATGCGGATCTATCTCGAGGCGGCCGAGGTGCAGGCGGCCTACGCATCGAAGCAACGCGCCCTCGCCAGCATCGTACAAACGCAGAACCAGGTGAACGAACAGTCCGAACCGAGGCGTGACGTGGACCGGGCGGTGCAACGCGCGCTCGAAGCCCGGAAGGCTGTCGGTGGCCGCCGGATCGCCCCGATCCTCTGGGTCGACGACGTGCCGTCGAACAACACCGCCCTGATCGCCGCACTGAACACCCTCGACATCGAAGTCCAGCTCGCCGACTCGACAGCGAAGGCGATGGAGCTGATCGGCCAGCGCAACTACGGCCTGGTGATCTCCGACCTCGGCCGGCAGGAAGGGGATCACTATAACGACCGAGCCGGAATCGATCTCCTCGACCAGATTCGCGCCCGCGACACCACCGTGCCCGTCATCATCTTCGGCACCTACCGCGCCCTCGCCCTCCAAGACGAACTACGAGCGCACGGCGCCACCGCGGTAACCACCCGCGCCAGCGAACTACTAGAACTAGCAACAAAAGCAGTCACCGCGCCCTAG
- a CDS encoding FRG domain-containing protein, whose amino-acid sequence MMHHTPNVAEAQQLAERMKASGECNWFRGQTRNWPVLSSLSRRDEAQHAEACDRMAAFDHWVDRNPDVRSMIRTRDDRIAVAQHYALPTNFVDFTTEPAVAAFFACHEPPLEWSSSDLSCIICVNTDDLRDVWETVRNAGVEIPPFEEIRVDVPELWRLQAQRGIFLYFPFDEGFERHVYDFDRICFPSPQPPAGCSVSIPEEDIYPTQQSQLEISLDQFFMLERLTEGHQAFEQMLSDGRLRKITKPSLPDGLDPDVFGPLGLPEHESWSPAALSGWSTPAPEAFVPISTAPELEVFVQADAMPNERRLRLAESLTQQIAGTTGCRAGPVRWHLSGEDFKEGSGRVSEAMSLTWDGLRRLPFGDDDLAHALAMAATFALAVHDDPQARSDPELAGRLAAVCLGASSVFETEIGMLDGSYTRGWAAADELAAAVRDDFPSFLNAEFRSRIDSIWTILQVSTVPRRTFVFERLATVFARQIVPTQIVARGPATGKARLYNPVQAMSLGRP is encoded by the coding sequence ATGATGCATCACACGCCGAACGTCGCAGAAGCACAACAGCTCGCCGAACGCATGAAGGCATCGGGAGAGTGCAACTGGTTCCGTGGTCAGACGCGTAACTGGCCGGTGCTGAGCAGCTTGAGCCGGCGCGACGAAGCCCAACACGCTGAGGCATGCGACCGGATGGCTGCTTTCGACCACTGGGTCGATCGCAATCCCGACGTCCGCTCGATGATCCGGACCCGCGATGATCGGATTGCCGTTGCCCAGCACTACGCCCTCCCGACCAACTTCGTCGACTTCACCACAGAGCCGGCTGTTGCCGCTTTCTTCGCCTGCCACGAGCCACCGCTGGAGTGGTCAAGCAGTGACCTGAGCTGCATCATCTGCGTCAATACCGACGATCTGCGCGACGTCTGGGAGACCGTCCGAAACGCCGGAGTGGAGATTCCGCCGTTCGAGGAGATACGAGTCGACGTTCCGGAGCTGTGGCGGCTGCAGGCACAGCGTGGCATCTTCCTCTACTTCCCCTTCGACGAGGGCTTCGAGCGGCACGTCTACGATTTCGACCGGATTTGTTTCCCGAGTCCACAGCCACCGGCCGGCTGCAGCGTCTCCATTCCTGAAGAAGACATCTATCCGACTCAACAGAGCCAGCTCGAGATATCGCTCGACCAGTTCTTCATGCTCGAACGGTTGACCGAAGGGCATCAGGCATTCGAACAGATGCTCAGCGACGGACGATTGAGAAAGATCACCAAGCCCAGCCTGCCTGACGGTCTGGATCCAGACGTTTTCGGGCCGCTCGGCCTCCCGGAACACGAATCATGGTCACCGGCGGCGCTTTCGGGATGGTCGACGCCGGCACCCGAGGCGTTCGTCCCGATCAGTACAGCTCCAGAGTTGGAGGTTTTCGTCCAAGCAGACGCGATGCCGAACGAGCGTCGGCTCAGGCTCGCGGAAAGTCTCACCCAGCAGATCGCGGGGACGACCGGATGCAGAGCCGGCCCGGTGCGCTGGCACCTGTCCGGCGAGGACTTCAAGGAAGGTTCGGGTCGGGTGTCGGAGGCAATGTCTCTCACCTGGGACGGTCTGCGCAGACTGCCATTCGGCGATGACGACCTGGCGCATGCCCTCGCGATGGCCGCCACCTTCGCTCTGGCCGTGCACGACGACCCGCAAGCACGATCCGACCCTGAGCTCGCCGGGCGACTGGCCGCTGTCTGTCTCGGAGCGTCCTCGGTCTTCGAGACCGAGATCGGCATGCTCGACGGCAGCTACACCCGTGGCTGGGCCGCGGCCGATGAGCTGGCCGCGGCGGTTCGGGACGATTTCCCGTCGTTCCTGAACGCCGAGTTCCGGTCCCGGATCGACTCGATCTGGACGATCCTGCAGGTCTCTACGGTTCCTCGACGGACGTTCGTCTTCGAGCGACTCGCGACCGTCTTCGCCCGTCAGATCGTACCGACGCAGATCGTCGCTCGCGGACCGGCGACAGGCAAAGCAAGGCTGTACAACCCAGTCCAAGCCATGAGCCTAGGACGACCCTGA